ACTCCTTGATTGACTTGGGTAATGAAGTGAATGGAGTATGCGTACCAAAAATTCTTGGCTCAGTCATGTTGGATAGGTGAAGAATTTGGTCTTGAATATTACCACCAAATGAAAATTCAAGGAAAGGCACAAGTTCATGAGGATTTGTAGTGAGTAATGGATGGTTCTCTAAAGAGGGGAAACGATGGTGGTTGGCAATGGAAAAAGTAAGGGCTTTTATCCATATAGTGCCTGATTTTGGAAAGCTAGCAACCACAACATCGCTATCTTTTACTGCTTCAAAGTATTTTTGAAAACGATTTACTGCTTGAATATGAATTCCCGGGCACCAAAAATTTTGGAATAGATAAAGATCATAGGGTTGTGCCCAAGGTTTCTCTTTGGGAAGGGAGAGAATTagtttttcatcttcattttcttgTATCCCACCCATTGAAGCCATTGGAGTAGCTAGAATGTGAATGACAATCTAGTATTAGTGTTGATGAGAATTTAGCTCACCACCAGATAACCTTAATATATAACATCAACCCAGTGGTTcaagttaataaaatatttgttgaaattattactttttaataaatatttgactcatttaatgtttaaattaataattgactCAATTAATAttctcataaattaatatttgaaattagtatttgactaaattaatatttgaaatatgtattgactaaaataaaactttgatGTATTTGGTCCAGtatgcaagtttttttttattggtgaaGTCAATATGCAAGTTTGGATCTCGTATCTCTATCTTCTTTTAATGTATAAAAAGAAGTAAGTGAGGATCTATTTGGAAATATATTTTGCAGCCTTcgatgaaaaaaatatcaatttgtgTGTATTAATAGATATTAATTGAGTGGTTAAaagtaattgaattaaaaaatatcaaaatattttcattaataacCATTAATTgagtttaaataataataataatatatttctttttatcaagaTCTTTAAGAAGAATAACTTTGAcccattgaataaaataatatttgcattaatttttacttatttatttaaagtcataattaaagagaatttaatatatatttgaatttatataaGATGAATGGGTGtgactaatatttatatatatataaaaagaaagctAGTGGTCGTATATTTGAAAATACATTTTGTAGCCTTTGATGAATTTttgaatggaaaaaaatattaatatgtgtgattgagtgaaaaataataattaaatgaatggAATATCAATaagtgtgtgtgcgtgtgtgtaaagaattaaattacacCGGTGTAACTTAAATagttattatatcattttataacttaatatagAATGTGATTTTTATCGATAAAACTATTGAATTATATCAACACATTGTCAAAATTATTTGTGAGAAATTTTGTCAAGATTGAACAATAATAAGAAGGTAATCAAACAATGAAATGAtctatattttagtattttttgaaatttttatattacgaaaattttaatttgtatgcatgaggtaacaAATAATTtggattaatatgaaattttgtatatataatctAAGTGAAATGAACTTTCAATTCAACGgaagtttttaagaaaatattattcaattaaaagtttttaaaaggtGTAATAATTGGTCAAAGTTATAcagatgtaatttaatttatctttatctatctatctatttatctatGTAGGTGGGGGTATATTTGAAAATACATTCTGCAGCCTATGATacatttttgaataaaaaataaaatatcaatagtGTGCATTAATAGACATTAATTGAGTTTGAATAAATtgttaataatgtatttttttttatcaaaatgtttAAGAAGAATGACTTTGactatttagtaaaaaaaatattttcaattaacaaatgttagttgttagtatTGCTAGTTTTTGTTAGTAACGGGATTTGAACCCGTGACGGCTCCCcccttcccttctccctttacTACTAGACTAACCTTATATCTCctcatttagtaaaataatatttgcataagttttaattaatttatttaaattaataattaaggataaaatttaatactgtattaaaatatatttaaattcatatttgatCAATGGGTGTGACTCATTTAACAACACATACTAAGTTTATGGGGGGAGAATTTGAGTCTAATTCCCAATTAATGCATCTCATCCTTAGAGAGGGATGAAAAATTGAAGTATAACTATGTCCGAGCATTAATCTCTTAGTTAACCCAATAGATTAAAGCTTCTGAATATATATTAGAGTCTAAACAAGGAGTCCGATCACTTGTAATGACCCGTTGcgaaaaactttattttaattcatttaaaattcttcaattaatttgattatgaaagtACTTATAAACTTTTCGTCTTTTAGAGGCCCAAAGGGTAAAATGCACAACTCCAGAATAAAACATCACatgatatgtgtgtgtgtgcgcgtagatacatacacacacacaacatCATAGTAACTCAAATCTCCTCAAAATCTACATATAAGCCAAAACAACTTTGTAAAGATAAATTACCTAAACTTTGAGCCAgccaaaatatacataaaactAACAAAGAAGAACACAAGAAGGATCACATCTTCACATCCAAGCATGCCCATCCACGATGCATCCAAGGAAATGATCCACCTTCTAATTATTTGTTCTCACGAACACAAAGTTTAAGATCATCACAATCACAAACACATATGTCACATGCAAGTGTAAACTTACAAAAACAAGCATACTTAGCACAATTCAAAACCTCAATAATTAACATTATATAAGCTCTATCATCTTTAATTCATGGTATTAGAttgtaaataaaacaaataacattCAACACATATAAGTAAGTCGTCTCATACTCAATCATCATgaaacaattcaagaatcaccaTCACACATCAACCATCAAGCATCATCATCGTAAGTCCATCAATCATCTTCATCATGTACACCAATCATAAACCCCAACAAGAGACTCTACTCCATAGAGAAATATACTACATGACCAATTAACTCAAGTACATTCCTTAACATAGTCACACCTTGATCATTCGGGAAAACTTGAATCAACCCTACGAATGAAGTATGGTCTTATCGAAAATTGATGAGCATGCATAGTGACTTACCTCGGTAAGGCTTGCAAAGACCTTAACCTATCTAGGGATCCGTCCACCCATCCATTTTATAGGCCCATTTCTATTAGCCACCACTACCAACCTATAACACCAGGTTGAGAGCCCACCAAATACCCTCAATTTATGTGCCTACTCACATCAACAACCGCACTTAGATTCCTTGAGAGTTTTAAGTACGACACATCCATACCCACCATCTTGTTGGATCAAAGCCAAAAGCCCTTAGCTTTTTAGTTTTGGTTGGATAATTTTACAATGCCAAACATGTTTAATAGATGTGGtgtttgtatttattgttttagaCCTGGCATGTAGGTGTGGTATGGTTTAGGTCTTTTTACATGCTTAGTAAGGATCAAATGTGATACTAATGGATTGATCTTTAAGTTTTCAAAGTAAAAGCATACTATCTTACTTCTACTTGAAATATTGGCAACACtatcaaattaatcaatttcctaacttagtaatcgattatgaaAGTTAGTTTCAGAAGAAGGAAGACTTTGTAGCTTAGGATAATCAATTGCTGCATGAGATAATCAATTACCTTGCTTCTAGAAACTTAAGGAGTTTTGTGTGTGGTGAAATAATCAATTACCCTAACAGACAATCAATATTCTAGAAAGCACAAAAGCATTAGAAGCTCTTTGTCTAAAATGAATTGATCAATTACCTTTTCTTATAATCAATTACTCATTTTTTGGAAATGCATAACAAAGAAAATTCTAATgtattaataaattatcatttttcataATCTATTAGATATGTTTTaactatcaaaatttataaatgccATCTTGTCTTCTTTTCATTAGAGACTCTTGATATGATTTatctttgagaaaatatttcaagAAAGTCATCTAAAGGTTGACCGTATTTCTTATGGAGATTGAAACTAACCAAAGATCCATTCATTTGTCCATCATGACTTGATAATTTTATGACAAGAGCCTGAAGATATTAAGATCTACACATTCAGGTGCATTCGTTCTTATTctaaaattcttttttagtttctagTTCTTTGTTAGGGTTACCTAGAGTTTTGAGATGATAGGGTTTAAACTCATGTTCTCTCTCTTGTAGGgtttaaagaaaaagtaaaatctAGGGTATTGTATGTGTATAGTGTTTGTACTTAATTCTATAATTGTGTAAGTTCTGAGGGGTCTTTGAACAATTGGATGTAGATCATGTATGGACTGAACCAATATAAACTCTTGTGTGATTCTCTTTCTCTAAAACCCTTAGTTTTATGATTCATCTTGGTAatgaaattaatgttaaaaaaaaaggtcataGAACTTAGTTTTTCATATGatcttattttcattgttttcttgaTTGTGATAATATTTTGGAAACAATATTTTGAGAAAACATTGATTAATCAAGATGGGAtgttttaattgaattaaaaaatgaagtggtaatatatttaaaaagaatctATTCAAACCCCACTTCTAGATTCCTAGCTAACCCAACACATCTCACTCATGGTTGGTTTCAAGTAGACGGGAAACTAGTTAGTGGGCGCAAAACTTGTTAGTGGACGCGAATTTTGTAGAATTTTGAAATTCTAAAGAATTGTCTCTCATGGCTTCCAAATCATcccaaaaaaaatccaaatcctTTTCTATCAATTACAATACATGAACAACGTCAAAACTTTTTTTACCAGTAGGAACTTTCACCAATATTCATCAAATAATCCAAAATCCcaatttcaaaactcaaaacctCAAATGCTTAaactttcatttaaaaaacatgattcatttTCAAGCAACATTAAAATCAAACCATAATAACATAAGCATAGAAAAATGGTAAAGCTTCCCTTACCTATTCATAATCCAAAAGATGACTTTgtaaagatgaagaagaaaaataaggaacTTTGGGTTCAAGAAGGAAGCTTTCTTCAACTTCACTAGTAACTCCACACCATCTATACCACCTAAACCCCAAAATCTACAGAAACCACATCAAAACCATggaaatgaaaatttttatgAACTTCCAAAATGCTCATGaagggaaaacaaaaatgaaagatgagaaggaaaaaagaaggatTCCTTACCAATGAGCTAGCccttaaacttaaataaaacaCCGTTACAAGGTCCCTTGAGCAAAGGAATTCGGGGTCTCAAACTCTCCACTAGAGGGTGGTCTTGGAGAAGACGGTAAGGGTGAAATGAGGGCATTTTTTTAGTATGGTTCAAATTTACAAAGGTTTGTGAAAGGTTTATGATTCTCTCACTTCCTTCTAATTATACCCCTTTCACTTCCTAAACTCACTCACACCATCTGTATTACCCAAGCCTCGTTCGTCTCGATCCAACCACTCTAAAACTTACTATTCACACCTAAAACAAAGTTTTCACATATGTAATCATAATCAGATATAGGAACCTCACAAAGCATCACCTCAtgattaattaagtaattaactacgatacttcaattaaatttaattacacttGCAATCTAATTAAAACACTTAATCAAGCGTTATAGAAATTGTAGCAATACATGACCTAATTACGAtggttacaaaaaaatatttttatttatatttaactacattaatatttgaaattaatgtTTGACTAAATTAATCgttaaatgaaaaattgattaaattcaaatttttaaatcaatatttgactaaattaaatgtttgaaattagtattttacaaaattaatgttttaattatttattgacaaaattaatatttgaaataaatttattttaaatattttactatattattattattattattattattatgtaaacatacatttgatttttttcttttttataaactaaattttaaaataataaatttaaaataaataataaaatgagaattaaaacataaaaaattataccagTAATATTTGCTTTGAAAATCATGAATTCCTTCTGAAATTCAAATATCCAAGCATTGCGCATAGTTATTGAGATAACAATATTCTTAAACATTTTGATGTCAAACtagtgaaaacaaataaaaagaaacatacaagaaaaaaggaaaaagagaaaacgcACGAGCACTATATGTTACATACGggaatatattttgaaaatctttttattttaattttttattgtatgtTCAAAAGATTTATATAGATATActgataataagttaattttataattttgtatacaaaatttaaagatagaaaagtaaaaaatacagtgatttttaaattaaaagaaaattaaataaaaaaatctcaattcaTATTGAGCATAAAATTTGGAAGAATTTTTTAGaagcataatttttctttttcacaggTGAATGCCGGACTTAATTGAACATATAAAATATCACAAcatgtttatttaaaatgacCAGACCCCATCCATTTTAATGCTAGTGTTTAAACATGAAACtgatattgttattaattttttattactaaattaattataacataTTGCTTTGCAATTCTAAACCTCGTATAAAAATCAAGTTTGCAAATGATGAATatgaaattatcataaaattctactaaataagtaaataatcatttaaatGGGCTTGGAGACCAAGGAGGAATAGAACCATTAATGCATATTTTCCATTCAATTGAACGTGGATTATTACACTAAAGGTAGCCTCTAAGTCTCTAGAATGGCACCTTGGATTtatttaacaaaaggaaaagcaAAAATAACATATGTAGCACACATTACAACTGAATGCTAGACCACTCATGAGCTCATCACCAACTTGCAAATtctaaaaacactttttaaatgATAGACCTGATCCACTTAATTTTTCTTCCACAATTGCTGATAACTTTTCTTGCATAGAAGGGGTAAAATAGTTTACCCAATCTCCTTTCTCTCCCTTGCGGAAAAAGTCTTTTTTCTCAATGTTTCCTCTGCCTATTTTTCCTGACTTATTCACTTCCAAACTCTTCATATTCTCAAAACTACATAGCTTGATTATGCTTTGAATTACTCCATTACTCTCTTCTTCTTGAGTGAAAGGACAACCCAAGAACTTTGCAATTCTTTTGACATGGAAGTGTGTGTCCTCTTTGAGATCCTCatacttcaagaacaaaactttGTTTGGGTTGGCTATGCTCTCATTCCAATAACCTAACATATGACTCCACCATGGACCATAATCCATTATCCCATTGCAATACTTTTCAAAAGCTTCTTCCATTGTCAATGCAGGAAGAGACATTGGCTTAACCTTATTAAAGTAATTCCATGCAGAAACAAAATTGTCAAAGGGATCCCTACAAATATAAACTAGCTTGCAATTAGACTCCTTGATTGATTTGGGTAATGAAGTGAATGGAGTATGCGTACCAAAAATTCTTGGCTCAGTCATGTTGGATAGGTGAAGAATTTGGTCTTGAATATTACCACCAAATGAAAATTCAAGGAAAGGCACAAGTTCATGAGGATTTGTAGTGAGTAATGGATGATTCTCTAAGGGGGAAAAACGATGGTGGTTGGCAATGGAAAAAGTAAGGGCTTTTATCCATATAGTGCCTGATTTTGGAAAGCTAGCAACCACAACATCGCTATCTTTTACTGCTTCAAAGTATTTTTGAAAACGGTTTACTGCTTGAATATGAATTCCTGGGCACCAAAAATTTTGGAATAGATAAAGATCATAAGGTTGTGCCCATGGTTTCTCTTTGGGAAGGGAGAGAATTAgtttttcatcttcattctcTTGTATTCCACCCATTGAAGTCATTGGAGTTGCTAGAATGTGAATGACAATCTAGTAATAGTGTTGATGAGAATTTAACTCACTATCAGATAACCTTAATATATAGCATCAACCTAGTGGTTCAAGTTAATCAAATATTTgtctaaattattatttgaaatatatatattgactaaaataaaactttggTCCCCATATTTTTTTCCAACATGCAGTGTTGGATATCCTATTATAAAAGAGATATTTTGTCTCctggttttttttaatcttcaattttactcacattaattttttttatttaattgtaattaACAAAATCATTTGTTGATGATaccttaaatgaatatattaagATAAAGACTCAACtgaacaaaaatatttgaaaaattaaatattgaagcaaaattattaatttatttaaatttggagaacttaatatctctattttaaaaataaaagactaaaattatagattgaataAAATAGGGCGACCAATGTTGGTTTTTAGCCTAATATATTTGACTGAATTAATATGTGTTatcttgcattttaatttttttgttttaaaatattttttgtaaactgattttttaaattatgttaacaaaattcgaaattttatattttaaaatgttttttaagtcAAGATATTCACGGCCTTGCCGCTTTCCATGTATTCTACTGTTTTTATGAACTTTAACtaccatattattatttttatagtttaacaTAAATGCTTGATCATGTATTCTATTTATATTTAGGGTCAAATATGCTTTTTTCCTATAGATAACGTAATATTTGGTTTTAATCACTAAAAAACTAAATCTTTTGCTTTGATACCTCATTTATGAAGATTTACATTTCCATATATAACAGACCTTATGCATACGATATTACTATAAAGGTCAAGGACAACATCTTATACATTTTCataaatcaaatacaaaaagagaaatttatttttggttattacataatttaattGTCGTAAAGATACAATTATTGTATGTCGATTGGTTTTTACTATGCAGTAATTGAGAATTATCTTTTAAGTGGGATAGGAGAAATCCTTATTTACTACCTATATGATACGATAACTTATGGTGTGAATATTAACTTAATAAGGTTGTTAAAATAATGTCAATTTAATAGGCAATGAAAACTGAATTTAAATGACTTTGAATTTCTTCTAGTTCTTGTTTTATCCTTAACTTGAAAATTATTATCTACTCATTTTGGACATTATAATCGTGACAAGAATGAATGATTTATCAAATTCATGGCATGCTCTCgtcacttattttttttctaaaacaattttgtACCACTAATTGATCAACTTCTCATCCAAAATCTAATAAggtcataatattattttcaaaataagtattttaaaaacttaagaaaaaaattggtggGGATGttttaccattttaattttttcctttttcctcaaGTGTTACGTTCAAGTTCACAAGAGACATATTTTTACGAGACAGAAATTTCAAAGGTACTTTATgagataaacaaaaattttagaaaccataaaattgattttgacaactataaaaaattaatacctCATTTCCTATAGATTCTTATTTACTGCTACTCGAGGAACCTTtatatatcataattatttGTCTTGAATGGTTTGTGATCACGCTTTCATTGCAACAAAGTAccaaataaatcaattaatctTTGAAATTAAGATTTTGCACGTTAGGATTCTTATTAGTTTTTGTTGAGTATTTTTTGACACCTTGACAAGTACTCAAGACAGTTggaagagttaaaaaaaaaagaaattttatatctCACTAGACGATAGTTGGtaacattataaatatgtttttatttacaaatattgaTTAATTGCCAACCTATTTTAACATTGAAATTCCTTCCAATGTGATGATAACGTATTTCTTTTTTAACGTTCGTTGttttctattgtaaatatttaaagTGCCTTCAATTTTCTTCAAGTTTTTTACAAATGAGATACCTTGTATATTTACTAAAATTGTGACAGATTTATGGTgtataaattaacttttatacTATTTGAATGGAATTTAATgtcattaaattcaattttatcacTTTGAAGTATATTCCACACTACAATCCTAGCAAGACAAAGCCATAATAAATCTACCATTCTAACCCCCTAAATAAATAACACTACTAAATCAAACctaaacatttcaaaataaatcatCTGTTTTGGACCTCatttatgaatatttatttatgaagattttttttatcgtaCTAAATCAAATCTAAACACTTTCATAAGCAAAAGACCAAAAAagacaatttattaatttttggttattacataatttaattgtcgtaaaagtaaaattattgtATATCGATTCGTTTTTTCTACGCAATAATTGACAATGATCTTTTATGGTTAATTCTCTTATACAATGAAAAGTGATATAGCATGTTAGTTTAATAGGCAATGAAAAGTGAATTTAAATGACTTTGATTTTCTTCTAGTTCTTGTTTTATCATGTACTTGAAAATTATTATCTACTCATTTTTCAACATTATAACTATGATAAGATGAATGATTTATCAAATTATCATGATATGTTCTTGTAAActtatgctttatttttttctaaaataattttgtagtaCCAATTGATCATCTTCTCATCCAAAATCTATAAAGGTCTTAATATTATTTCCAAAATAAGTATGTTAAAAACTTGGTGGGAAtgttttaccatttttttttctttttgctcgAGTGTTTTGTCCAAGTGCTCAATGGGCGAATTTTTACAAAACAGGAATTTCAAAGGTACTTTAGGAGacaaaaaaaactttagaaaacataaaattgattttgaacaaCTATAAACATGCTCGTTGTTTTCTATTAGAATATTTAAAGTGCCCTTTCAATTCTCTTCAagttttttacaaaagagataCCTTGTATATTTGTCTTAATTAATCTGATTCAAACTCAGATAGGAATCATCTTAATTATCTTGTATACCTACATTTTATAGTAGTTTAAGGGAATTTATGTTATATCTTTCATGCTTTTGAGTTTTGTCTGCGTAAATTTTAGTTgagtatttaataaaatctttttttagttaGAATTTTTAGATTATATCCTTTTATGTTTGATCTATGAATTATTTTCTTGTGATTGTAGAAACTTTattcaagtttggagccatggtCATTTGAGTTGAAGTCTATATCTTAGGAGGTCTTGCGAAGGCAATAGAAGCTTGTTGTAAGTCCTAGGAACTTCGCACACCCTGTGCAAGTTTCAACGTTGCTGAAAAGTTGAAGTGCAAGAATTGCACACCCTATACAAAAATACCTATTTGGCTTATTATTGTTGGTTAGAAAGTATTCAATATGTTTCCTGCTTTTTGTCTTCCCTCTCTTGTTCCAAATATTCAAAAGAATTGTTCCTCTATATATTGAGATTTTGCTTTCAACTTAAGCAAAAATGTGATGAGCATCTTGACCAGTCTAAAGCTTCTGATACAAGAAAGACCCTACAAAATGCTATCCAACCACATGGTAAGTTACCATTTATGGTCTGAAATTTGCTGCTAtggtttcccttttccttttggCGATGAAAGGGAGgcatcataatttcattaaaccAAGCCCATTTCATCCAATAATGTCTAGCGTACAACTGGCATCAACTTATAACAATATATATGACACTTTAGCCAAAC
The nucleotide sequence above comes from Glycine soja cultivar W05 chromosome 11, ASM419377v2, whole genome shotgun sequence. Encoded proteins:
- the LOC114373814 gene encoding cytosolic sulfotransferase 15-like gives rise to the protein MTSMGGIQENEDEKLILSLPKEKPWAQPYDLYLFQNFWCPGIHIQAVNRFQKYFEAVKDSDVVVASFPKSGTIWIKALTFSIANHHRFSPLENHPLLTTNPHELVPFLEFSFGGNIQDQILHLSNMTEPRIFGTHTPFTSLPKSIKESNCKLVYICRDPFDNFVSAWNYFNKVKPMSLPALTMEEAFEKYCNGIMDYGPWWSHMLGYWNESIANPNKVLFLKYEDLKEDTHFHVKRIAKFLGCPFTQEEESNGVIQSIIKLCSFENMKSLEVNKSGKIGRGNIEKKDFFRKGEKGDWVNYFTPSMQEKLSAIVEEKLSGSGLSFKKCF